The DNA sequence CTTTATTCAGATTCAGAGGAACTTTCACTATTGTTTGTAGAAAAATGGGAATCTATAGAAATATTAGATTCACATTTACAAACAGAACATTTCATTAAATTTGGAAATAATATTGCTAATTTACTTGCTCAAGATTTCATTATTAATGTTTTGAAGCAAATTCTATTGAAATTTAGTTTTATTTTAATATTTT is a window from the Methanobrevibacter millerae genome containing:
- a CDS encoding putative quinol monooxygenase yields the protein MIFVLAKAIPNDDEAAKKIIQFSEDLIDNSRKEKGNIEYNLYSDSEELSLLFVEKWESIEILDSHLQTEHFIKFGNNIANLLAQDFIINVLKQILLKFSFILIFFLYMVVF